In Myxococcales bacterium, a single genomic region encodes these proteins:
- a CDS encoding adenylosuccinate synthase: MASVVVVGAQWGDEGKGKVIDLLTEKADMVVRFAGGPNAGHTLVAGGEKVIVRLIPSGVLRRTRCVLAQGMVIDPRTLHDEIQTLEARGYLKNDELVVSDRAHCILPLHVAIDTMREQGAGAIGTTKRGVGPCYEDKMARRGVLMGALRDLSVLRGLIERLTDAWAPVAFAGGVKLPTVQETLDAMAPSRERILPLLRSTAGLVDASIRAKKNVLLEGAQGTLLDIDHGTYPFVTSSTATAGGACAGAGIGPTAIEHVVGLAKAYTTRVGGGPFPTELTDAVGERLRSVGAEFGSVTGRPRRTGWLDLPALRYAARINGLSSLAVTKLDVLTGFSELSLYVAYDTPEDRTTKFPIDALDTAKPVYKAMPGWSEPLDAVRTLADLPKAARAYLDRITAETSVPLGIVSVGSSRDETILLSHPFGP; encoded by the coding sequence ATGGCGAGCGTTGTGGTGGTCGGCGCCCAGTGGGGCGACGAAGGAAAAGGCAAGGTCATCGACCTTCTCACCGAGAAGGCCGACATGGTCGTTCGATTCGCCGGCGGTCCCAACGCCGGCCACACGCTGGTGGCGGGCGGCGAGAAGGTGATCGTCCGGCTCATACCGAGCGGGGTCTTGCGGCGCACGCGGTGCGTCCTCGCCCAGGGGATGGTCATCGACCCGCGCACCCTCCACGACGAGATTCAGACGCTCGAGGCGCGCGGCTACTTGAAGAACGACGAGCTCGTCGTGTCGGACCGCGCTCACTGCATCTTGCCCTTGCACGTGGCCATCGACACCATGCGCGAACAGGGCGCTGGCGCCATCGGAACAACGAAACGCGGCGTCGGTCCCTGCTACGAAGACAAGATGGCGCGACGCGGCGTCCTTATGGGCGCGCTCCGCGATCTGTCGGTGCTCCGCGGCCTCATCGAGCGCTTGACCGACGCTTGGGCGCCGGTCGCATTCGCGGGCGGGGTTAAGCTTCCCACGGTCCAAGAGACGCTCGACGCCATGGCTCCTTCTCGCGAGCGCATCTTGCCGCTCTTGCGGTCAACGGCGGGCCTCGTCGACGCGTCGATCCGCGCAAAGAAGAACGTCTTGCTGGAAGGGGCGCAGGGGACCCTGCTCGACATCGATCACGGCACGTATCCCTTCGTGACCTCCTCCACGGCAACGGCCGGCGGCGCCTGCGCCGGCGCCGGCATTGGCCCCACGGCCATCGAGCACGTGGTCGGCTTGGCGAAGGCCTACACGACTCGCGTCGGTGGCGGCCCGTTCCCAACCGAGTTGACCGATGCCGTTGGTGAGCGGCTCCGGTCCGTCGGTGCCGAGTTTGGCTCGGTGACTGGGAGGCCCCGCCGCACCGGCTGGCTCGATCTCCCGGCGCTGCGCTACGCGGCGCGCATCAACGGCCTCTCGAGCCTCGCCGTGACGAAGCTCGACGTGCTCACCGGCTTCTCCGAGTTGTCGCTGTACGTCGCGTATGACACGCCGGAAGATCGCACCACAAAGTTTCCCATCGACGCGCTGGACACGGCGAAGCCTGTCTACAAAGCGATGCCCGGCTGGTCCGAGCCGCTCGATGCGGTCCGAACACTCGCGGACCTGCCCAAGGCGGCTCGCGCCTACCTCGACCGAATCACCGCCGAGACCAGCGTGCCGCTGGGCATCGTCAGCGTCGGCTCGAGCCGCGACGAGACGATCTTGCTGTCGCATCCGTTCGGGCCCTAG
- a CDS encoding tetratricopeptide repeat protein has product MTRHRWPLAALLALSTTLWAASARADSKPDVWARAKEPSVGAQARLHREVSGWRRTASATRSFGEVVLLRVREALERADVEHTGDARLRFDLGIVYEELGLYNDAVRVLEAALTLAPEHPLADDAYWHLALSYAKLDQPALERATYLRFLAHATSPEQRGVASLNLAETEMRLGRLGDAIAAYRAAMDGAKRLPTAWNNYVLAQWGLVVALDRYGDARAAQREAEVAMRLDPGKRSISDTEKTFFVPAYERSWYLALGDAAQARMARDARAALRFAEQAESHFADYVARATERDRWRELAVRRLAAAKKERLRLVKKVHATPAPARDAEDPVF; this is encoded by the coding sequence ATGACGCGGCACCGTTGGCCGCTCGCCGCGCTGCTCGCGTTGTCCACGACCCTTTGGGCCGCATCGGCGCGCGCCGATTCGAAGCCCGACGTCTGGGCGCGGGCGAAGGAACCGAGCGTCGGCGCTCAGGCTCGCCTGCATCGTGAGGTGTCCGGGTGGCGCCGGACAGCCAGCGCGACCCGCAGCTTCGGCGAAGTGGTGTTGCTTCGCGTGCGCGAGGCCTTGGAGCGAGCCGATGTGGAACACACCGGCGACGCTCGACTGCGCTTCGACCTCGGAATTGTCTACGAAGAGCTCGGTCTCTACAACGACGCGGTCCGCGTCCTTGAAGCCGCCCTGACGCTCGCGCCGGAGCACCCTCTTGCCGATGACGCCTACTGGCACTTGGCGCTCAGCTACGCCAAGCTCGATCAGCCCGCCCTTGAGCGCGCGACCTACCTGCGCTTCCTCGCCCACGCCACGTCGCCCGAGCAGCGCGGCGTGGCATCGCTCAACCTCGCAGAGACGGAGATGCGGCTCGGGCGGCTCGGCGACGCCATCGCGGCCTACCGCGCAGCGATGGACGGCGCCAAACGCCTCCCGACGGCGTGGAACAACTACGTGTTGGCGCAGTGGGGCCTAGTCGTGGCCCTCGATCGCTACGGTGACGCTCGCGCCGCGCAGCGCGAAGCCGAGGTCGCCATGAGGCTCGATCCGGGAAAGCGGTCCATCAGCGATACGGAGAAGACCTTCTTCGTGCCGGCCTATGAGCGCTCCTGGTACCTCGCGCTCGGCGACGCGGCGCAAGCACGCATGGCACGCGACGCCCGGGCAGCGCTGCGGTTCGCGGAGCAGGCGGAGAGTCACTTCGCGGACTACGTGGCGCGCGCCACCGAACGTGACCGATGGCGCGAACTCGCGGTCCGCCGCCTGGCGGCCGCAAAGAAAGAGCGCCTCCGGCTCGTCAAGAAAGTGCACGCTACGCCGGCTCCGGCAAGGGACGCGGAAGACCCGGTATTCTAG
- a CDS encoding protein kinase, whose translation MVSTVGTESGDGFGHLRVIRRLASTAGHERVLARSGTDTRELFVERLVLGRLNATEREELEARVALMRPIVSPHLPRIIDVAHDKDFILVTSAAVTGEWLSELASTELKRGTQFLSLAVELRIQLDVFAALSALHLQGFVHGALGPNQMLVGVDGHTRLVGLLRQPSARVPAAYAAPEILLSDGTADHRADLYSAAVLLWEVLSGASLFGNADVSAILARQLAGPMPRPVVRAAWAEPLVDIVMRGLSVNPSDRPEAASDFASAIRLVSQARLAATTRVGRTVEALAEEALAMRRLGQPAAISSSGLHRSMSPSSGAIRAAGPSPAAAPQLAGHASRDGEGKAHPDDEVTSQRATPPRKSDPNLSATAATKVLKPVTPTAENRVFEGQTVEARTYLPDAGPSPEANIAVAATDSRSREAAKVAAVSPAKPAAPRKPPPPVRRPTAPGIAPVDVSIEVETSESVPPAAALPVPLPAPEAPLPAVAAMSEVSAAAASAPASRELPPVQPHAVALAVASPAPAAPLLLPAVAEDAASPAPRRRGIVAALLSVALLVLVISGLAFARRVGSASVVPPAMTAPVPQALQAVPPVDAPREDTDVARSLPDVAPPVDAPRVSVSPASKPSAAPPRTPEATPRSVAPAKSPPRKVTRSYEPEGI comes from the coding sequence TTGGTGTCCACCGTGGGGACAGAGAGCGGCGATGGCTTCGGTCATTTGCGCGTGATACGGCGCCTCGCGAGCACCGCTGGGCACGAGCGCGTTCTCGCGCGCTCCGGGACCGACACCCGTGAGCTCTTCGTGGAGCGTCTTGTGCTCGGGCGCCTGAACGCGACCGAGCGCGAAGAGCTCGAAGCGCGCGTCGCTCTCATGCGGCCCATCGTGAGCCCGCATCTGCCGCGGATCATAGACGTCGCGCACGACAAGGACTTCATCCTCGTCACGAGCGCGGCGGTGACCGGCGAGTGGCTGTCCGAGCTGGCGAGCACGGAGCTGAAGCGGGGCACGCAGTTTCTCTCGCTCGCCGTTGAGCTGCGCATCCAGTTGGATGTGTTTGCTGCGCTGAGCGCGCTGCACCTTCAGGGCTTCGTCCACGGCGCCCTGGGCCCCAATCAGATGCTCGTTGGGGTCGATGGTCACACTCGCCTGGTGGGCCTGCTCCGCCAACCGAGCGCGCGCGTGCCGGCCGCTTACGCGGCGCCCGAGATCCTCCTCTCGGACGGAACGGCGGACCACCGCGCCGACCTCTACTCGGCGGCGGTTCTCCTCTGGGAAGTGCTGTCCGGGGCGTCGTTGTTCGGCAACGCGGACGTCTCGGCGATTCTCGCGCGGCAGCTCGCGGGGCCGATGCCGCGGCCGGTGGTGCGCGCGGCCTGGGCCGAGCCGCTCGTCGACATCGTGATGCGCGGCCTGTCGGTGAACCCAAGCGACCGTCCCGAGGCGGCGAGCGACTTCGCTTCGGCGATACGCCTCGTTTCGCAGGCCCGCCTCGCGGCGACGACGCGTGTCGGTCGCACCGTGGAGGCCTTGGCGGAAGAGGCGCTGGCCATGCGCCGCCTCGGTCAACCCGCCGCCATCTCGTCGTCGGGCCTTCACCGTTCCATGTCGCCGAGCTCGGGCGCAATCCGCGCGGCGGGACCGTCGCCCGCGGCCGCGCCGCAGCTCGCTGGTCATGCCTCGCGAGACGGCGAAGGGAAAGCGCACCCGGACGACGAAGTCACGTCGCAGCGCGCAACGCCGCCTCGAAAGAGCGATCCGAACCTCTCGGCGACGGCCGCGACCAAGGTCTTAAAGCCTGTCACGCCGACCGCTGAGAACCGAGTGTTCGAGGGCCAAACGGTCGAAGCGCGCACGTACCTGCCGGACGCGGGTCCGTCGCCGGAAGCCAACATAGCGGTAGCCGCGACCGACTCGCGGTCGCGCGAGGCGGCGAAGGTTGCGGCCGTCTCGCCGGCGAAGCCCGCCGCTCCGCGCAAGCCTCCGCCTCCCGTGCGGCGCCCGACGGCACCAGGCATCGCGCCCGTTGATGTTTCCATCGAGGTAGAGACCAGCGAGTCTGTGCCGCCGGCCGCGGCGTTGCCCGTGCCTCTGCCGGCGCCAGAGGCACCGCTTCCCGCCGTCGCCGCGATGTCGGAGGTCTCGGCCGCTGCGGCGTCGGCGCCGGCGTCCCGCGAGCTTCCGCCGGTCCAGCCCCACGCCGTCGCCCTCGCCGTAGCGTCACCGGCGCCCGCTGCGCCCCTCTTGCTTCCGGCGGTTGCGGAGGACGCAGCGTCCCCCGCGCCGCGGCGACGCGGAATCGTCGCCGCGCTCCTCTCGGTGGCGCTGCTCGTGCTGGTCATTAGCGGGCTGGCGTTCGCGCGGCGTGTCGGCTCTGCCAGCGTGGTGCCGCCGGCGATGACAGCGCCGGTGCCGCAGGCGCTCCAGGCGGTCCCGCCCGTCGACGCGCCTCGGGAGGACACCGACGTTGCTCGCAGTCTTCCCGACGTTGCCCCGCCCGTCGACGCGCCGCGCGTCAGCGTTTCTCCGGCATCCAAGCCGAGTGCGGCTCCTCCGCGAACTCCAGAGGCGACGCCTCGCAGCGTCGCTCCCGCAAAAAGCCCACCACGCAAGGTCACTCGTTCCTACGAACCGGAAGGCATCTGA
- a CDS encoding serine/threonine protein kinase has product MPQPGATLQSARGNYLVRSVIGAGVFGAVYECVGPFDQVYAVKVIRPANRPYADVRHEWESEVRRLMSLRHPNVVYIHDAFEEKSLFFLALERCDHPLHAMLGAPMQEGLVVELARQLLAAVQFLHESDIVHDDLHPGNVLISQRDRPVVKISDFGISHELRGAVAIRPNVVHHNIMAPEVVAAGYTSKQSDLYQVGLLLYWMVTGEPAIVPGLPYQELVRIVSEGEPRKRAERIGTPLGDMIAKLLRRRDAYRYTSAREVWADLREHPAWRGHPIFQLR; this is encoded by the coding sequence ATGCCCCAACCGGGCGCGACGCTGCAGTCGGCTCGCGGCAACTACTTGGTGCGGTCGGTCATCGGCGCCGGTGTCTTTGGCGCCGTCTATGAGTGCGTCGGCCCCTTTGACCAAGTCTACGCGGTCAAGGTGATCCGCCCGGCCAACAGGCCGTACGCGGATGTGCGGCACGAATGGGAGAGTGAGGTCCGCCGCCTCATGTCGCTCCGGCACCCGAACGTCGTCTACATCCACGACGCGTTCGAGGAAAAGAGCCTCTTCTTCCTCGCCCTCGAGCGTTGCGATCACCCGCTCCACGCGATGCTCGGCGCCCCGATGCAGGAGGGCCTCGTGGTCGAGCTCGCGAGGCAGCTGCTCGCAGCCGTCCAGTTCTTGCACGAGAGCGACATCGTCCACGACGACCTGCACCCCGGCAACGTGCTCATCAGCCAGCGCGACCGTCCCGTGGTGAAGATCAGCGACTTCGGGATCAGTCATGAGCTTCGGGGCGCGGTCGCGATTCGTCCAAACGTCGTCCATCACAACATCATGGCGCCGGAGGTCGTTGCCGCTGGCTATACCAGCAAGCAGAGCGACCTCTACCAGGTCGGCCTCTTGCTTTACTGGATGGTCACCGGCGAGCCGGCCATAGTGCCGGGGCTTCCCTACCAGGAGCTCGTGCGAATCGTCTCCGAGGGCGAGCCGCGAAAGCGGGCGGAGCGAATCGGCACACCCCTCGGTGACATGATCGCCAAGCTCCTAAGACGCCGCGACGCGTACAGGTACACCTCGGCGCGCGAAGTGTGGGCGGACCTGCGCGAGCACCCCGCGTGGCGCGGGCACCCTATTTTTCAGCTGCGCTAG
- a CDS encoding glucosidase — MRKRLAEAVRLDEAKSGKKWRRWGTYLSERQWGTVREDYSPDGEAWRYLSYEDAAARAYRWGEDGLLGLSDNRGLVQFAVTLWNEQDPQLKERLFGLTGPEGNHGEDVKELYFYLDATPTHSYCKALYKYPHGRFPVEELRKTARDLGPGRPEQEIWETGVFDGDRYFDVLVEYAKADVDDVLIRITVTNRGPRAALHVLPTVWFRNTWSWTGSAPDCSMWAEWVREGFTVVALEQPHLGPRWLYLEGDPALLFTDNETNFERLYGAPNRARFTKDAFHRHVVAGEKGAINPGQRGTKAAGHERVELESGEARVFRLRLSDARVDAPFEAFDAVVHERSAEADAFYASLAPDELSDEQRAVFRQAMAGLLWTKQYYFYDVDRWLRGDAAFPPPPPSRAAGRNGHWRHLYNSEVLSVPDKWEYPWYAAWDLAFHCIPLALCDAEFSKQQLTLLLREWYMHPNGQLPAYEWKFEDVNPPVHAWASLRVYQIERRQLGRSDRPFLESIFHKLMLNFTWWVNRKDLAGRNVFEGGFLGLDNIGVFDRSNALPAGGQLEQADATSWMGMYCLNLFAMALELARENASYQDVANKFFEHFLHIARAMNDTSGDSVALWDETDGFYYDVLHLPNGRRVPMKVRSMVGLIPLFAVETLDRSLLERFPAFTKRMSWFVENRPELGRYANMVDRGHSDRLMLSLLSRERLVRILERMLDEREFLSPFGVRALSRVHADEPFELFIDGTSHRVSYEPGESSSGIFGGNSNWRGPVWFPVNFLILESLQKYHRFFGDDLLVECPTGSGVRMNLWQVASEISRRLVSIFLRDESGRRPADGRMPLANDPHFREAVTFYEFFHGDTGQGLGASHQTGWTALVAKLLKQSPLW; from the coding sequence ATGCGAAAGCGATTGGCCGAGGCGGTGCGCCTCGACGAAGCGAAGTCGGGCAAGAAGTGGCGGCGCTGGGGCACCTACCTCAGCGAACGGCAGTGGGGCACCGTCCGCGAGGACTACTCGCCCGACGGCGAGGCCTGGCGCTACTTGAGCTACGAGGACGCGGCCGCACGCGCCTATCGATGGGGGGAAGACGGACTCCTCGGCCTCTCGGACAACCGCGGGCTCGTACAGTTTGCCGTGACCCTCTGGAACGAGCAGGATCCGCAGCTCAAGGAGCGCCTCTTCGGCCTCACGGGCCCCGAGGGCAACCACGGCGAGGACGTCAAGGAGCTCTACTTCTACCTCGACGCGACCCCCACCCACTCGTACTGCAAGGCGCTCTACAAGTATCCGCACGGGCGCTTCCCTGTGGAGGAGCTGCGCAAGACCGCCCGAGACCTCGGCCCGGGACGCCCCGAGCAGGAGATTTGGGAGACGGGCGTCTTCGACGGGGATCGGTACTTCGACGTGCTCGTCGAGTACGCGAAGGCGGACGTCGACGACGTGCTCATTCGCATCACGGTGACCAATCGCGGTCCCCGCGCCGCGCTTCACGTCCTGCCAACGGTGTGGTTCCGGAACACCTGGTCTTGGACCGGGAGCGCTCCCGACTGCTCGATGTGGGCCGAGTGGGTTCGCGAAGGGTTCACGGTTGTGGCGCTCGAACAGCCTCACTTGGGCCCGCGCTGGCTTTACCTCGAGGGCGACCCCGCTCTTCTTTTCACGGACAACGAGACGAACTTCGAGCGCCTCTACGGCGCGCCGAATCGCGCCCGCTTCACGAAGGACGCCTTCCACCGGCACGTCGTCGCCGGGGAAAAGGGGGCCATCAACCCGGGCCAACGTGGCACGAAGGCCGCAGGGCACGAGCGCGTCGAGCTCGAATCAGGGGAGGCGAGGGTGTTTCGCCTGCGCCTCTCGGACGCGCGCGTGGATGCGCCCTTCGAGGCCTTCGACGCCGTGGTGCATGAACGAAGTGCCGAGGCCGACGCCTTCTACGCGAGCCTCGCGCCCGATGAGCTGAGCGACGAGCAGCGGGCGGTCTTTCGTCAAGCCATGGCGGGCCTCTTGTGGACCAAGCAGTACTACTTCTACGACGTCGACCGATGGCTCCGCGGCGACGCTGCCTTTCCGCCACCACCGCCGTCGCGGGCCGCGGGCCGCAACGGGCACTGGCGGCACCTCTACAACAGCGAGGTCCTGTCGGTCCCCGACAAGTGGGAGTACCCGTGGTACGCGGCTTGGGACCTCGCGTTTCATTGCATTCCGCTGGCCCTCTGCGACGCCGAGTTCTCCAAGCAGCAGCTCACGCTCCTCTTGCGTGAGTGGTACATGCATCCAAACGGGCAACTACCCGCGTACGAGTGGAAGTTCGAGGACGTCAATCCACCGGTTCACGCGTGGGCCTCGCTTCGCGTCTACCAGATCGAGCGGCGGCAACTCGGACGCAGCGACCGCCCGTTTCTCGAGAGCATCTTCCACAAGCTGATGCTGAACTTCACCTGGTGGGTCAATCGAAAGGACTTGGCGGGTCGCAACGTCTTCGAGGGCGGCTTCCTCGGCCTCGACAACATCGGCGTCTTCGATCGCTCCAACGCGTTGCCGGCGGGGGGGCAGCTCGAGCAGGCCGACGCGACGAGCTGGATGGGCATGTATTGCCTCAACCTCTTCGCCATGGCGCTCGAGCTGGCTCGCGAGAACGCGAGCTACCAAGACGTCGCCAACAAGTTCTTTGAGCACTTCTTGCACATTGCACGCGCCATGAACGACACGTCGGGTGACTCGGTCGCGTTGTGGGACGAGACCGACGGCTTCTACTACGACGTGCTGCATCTCCCGAACGGCCGCCGCGTGCCGATGAAGGTCCGCTCGATGGTCGGCCTCATCCCGCTCTTCGCCGTCGAAACGCTGGACCGGTCGCTCTTGGAGCGGTTTCCCGCCTTCACAAAGCGCATGTCGTGGTTCGTCGAGAACAGGCCGGAGCTGGGCCGCTACGCCAACATGGTGGACCGGGGTCACTCGGACCGGCTGATGTTGTCGCTCCTCTCCCGCGAGCGTCTGGTCCGAATCCTCGAGCGGATGCTCGACGAGCGTGAGTTCCTATCGCCCTTCGGTGTTCGTGCCCTCTCGCGTGTGCATGCTGACGAGCCCTTCGAACTTTTCATCGACGGCACAAGTCACCGCGTCAGCTACGAGCCCGGCGAGTCGTCGTCGGGAATCTTTGGCGGCAACAGCAACTGGCGCGGCCCCGTCTGGTTCCCCGTCAATTTCCTCATCCTTGAGTCGCTCCAGAAGTACCACCGCTTCTTCGGTGACGACCTCCTTGTGGAGTGTCCGACGGGCTCCGGCGTTCGCATGAACCTCTGGCAGGTGGCCAGCGAGATCTCGCGACGCCTCGTCTCGATCTTTCTTCGGGACGAAAGCGGACGCCGGCCTGCCGACGGGCGAATGCCGCTCGCCAACGATCCTCACTTTCGCGAAGCCGTCACGTTCTACGAATTCTTCCACGGCGACACTGGGCAGGGGCTCGGCGCGAGTCACCAGACGGGCTGGACGGCGCTCGTGGCCAAGCTGCTCAAGCAGAGCCCCCTATGGTAA
- a CDS encoding class I SAM-dependent methyltransferase, with protein MVSVVAVAVPSVPTKPARNPRSTAKNSPLSGRVHDASGTFDESYYERFYESHASRVYGHHEVEHLCRGVTELLAWYGADLRSVLDVGAGTGLWRDWFRKNKPAVRYRSTEWSAYACERYGHERRDISRWRAKERFDLVVCQGVLPYLDDDAAARAIENLAAMCAGFLYLEAITTRDLRDVVDRERTDTEGMRGRSGHFYKSRLKPHFQAVGCGLFYRRSGPLSFYELEATS; from the coding sequence ATGGTAAGCGTGGTAGCAGTAGCTGTGCCTAGCGTGCCCACCAAGCCAGCCCGAAATCCGCGTTCCACGGCCAAGAACTCGCCTCTCTCCGGCCGAGTCCACGACGCGTCGGGCACCTTCGACGAGTCCTACTACGAGCGATTCTACGAGAGTCACGCGAGCCGGGTTTACGGCCACCACGAAGTCGAGCACCTTTGTCGCGGGGTCACCGAACTGCTCGCATGGTACGGAGCCGACCTTCGCTCGGTCCTCGACGTCGGTGCTGGCACCGGCCTTTGGCGCGACTGGTTTAGAAAGAACAAGCCCGCCGTGCGGTACCGGTCGACGGAGTGGAGCGCGTACGCCTGCGAGCGTTACGGGCACGAGCGCCGCGACATTTCTCGGTGGCGCGCGAAGGAGCGCTTCGACCTCGTCGTGTGCCAAGGGGTCCTGCCGTACCTCGACGACGACGCGGCGGCGCGCGCCATCGAGAACCTCGCCGCCATGTGCGCCGGATTTCTCTACCTCGAAGCCATCACGACGCGAGACCTGAGAGATGTGGTCGACCGTGAGCGAACCGATACGGAAGGCATGCGAGGCCGGTCGGGGCACTTCTACAAGAGCCGTCTCAAACCCCATTTTCAGGCCGTGGGCTGCGGCCTCTTCTATCGGCGGAGCGGCCCGCTCTCGTTCTACGAGCTCGAAGCCACGTCGTGA
- a CDS encoding class I SAM-dependent rRNA methyltransferase, producing the protein MTREVVIAERAAVAVRRGHPWVFREALTERPTLRTGEEVRVMDRTRTLLGHAWADADSPLALRMWTHANVAIDDALLARRFEAALRIRDRLFKNGSTSSLPSGATTAFRITHGEGDRTPGVVVDRYGHVAVLRLDGAAAEAHKDRLISVLWPKLELRGVTTLMEKSRNHAGLPPTLKGAPGPERIEVEEHGMRFWVDLAEGQKTGAFLDQRENRRRVRGLAAGRRVLNLFSYAGGFSLSAALGGARQVVSVDIAAKAHKTAQESFRLSGVDPSAHKFVAADAFAWLASAAQRKETFDLIISDPPSFAPNEKSVPRALKAYRDLHGAAAKLLASDGLLCASSCSSHVDLEAFLSTLDDETLGFAGLRAVETFGSPPDHPTLPAFPEGRYLKFVVLEGS; encoded by the coding sequence ATGACGCGCGAGGTCGTCATCGCTGAGCGGGCGGCCGTCGCCGTCCGGCGAGGCCATCCCTGGGTCTTTCGCGAGGCGCTGACGGAGCGGCCAACGCTACGAACAGGCGAAGAAGTCCGGGTGATGGACCGAACGCGAACGCTGCTCGGGCATGCCTGGGCCGACGCCGATTCGCCGCTTGCGCTACGAATGTGGACGCACGCGAACGTCGCCATTGACGACGCTTTGTTGGCGCGGCGCTTCGAAGCGGCCCTCCGCATTCGCGACCGGCTCTTCAAGAACGGTTCGACCTCATCCCTGCCTAGTGGCGCGACGACGGCATTTCGGATCACTCATGGCGAAGGAGATCGCACGCCCGGCGTTGTGGTGGACCGGTATGGGCATGTGGCAGTGTTGCGCCTCGACGGCGCGGCTGCGGAGGCGCACAAGGACCGCCTCATTTCGGTGTTGTGGCCGAAGCTTGAGCTTCGTGGCGTCACGACCCTCATGGAGAAGTCGCGCAATCACGCGGGCTTGCCCCCGACTCTCAAGGGCGCTCCGGGACCAGAGCGCATCGAGGTCGAGGAGCACGGCATGCGCTTCTGGGTCGATCTCGCCGAGGGGCAGAAGACCGGCGCGTTCCTGGATCAGCGCGAAAATCGCCGCCGCGTGCGCGGACTCGCGGCGGGCCGCCGGGTCCTCAACCTGTTCTCCTACGCCGGCGGCTTTTCGCTCTCGGCGGCCCTTGGCGGGGCGCGGCAGGTGGTCAGCGTCGACATCGCGGCCAAGGCTCACAAGACCGCCCAAGAGAGCTTCCGGCTCTCGGGTGTGGATCCCAGCGCCCACAAGTTCGTCGCCGCGGACGCCTTCGCATGGTTGGCGTCGGCCGCCCAACGCAAGGAGACGTTCGATCTGATCATCAGCGATCCGCCGAGCTTCGCCCCCAACGAGAAGTCCGTGCCTCGCGCCCTCAAGGCGTACCGCGACCTCCACGGCGCTGCGGCCAAGCTCTTGGCGAGCGACGGTCTCCTCTGCGCGTCGTCCTGCTCGAGCCACGTGGACCTCGAGGCGTTTCTGTCGACGCTCGACGACGAGACCCTTGGCTTCGCAGGGCTGCGCGCTGTCGAGACCTTCGGTTCGCCGCCCGACCACCCGACGCTGCCGGCCTTCCCCGAGGGCCGCTACCTCAAGTTCGTCGTCCTCGAAGGCTCGTAG